The nucleotide sequence AACTCAATTCCAAGACTTTCTGATACTTTTTTTTGATTGTTAACATAGTATAATGAGCCCCCATCATCTCCAACTGTTATACTGGCTATGCATGGAATATCTAACCCCTGTTTCTTTCTTTCATTAATAAATTCAATTATTTTATCTTTATACTTTTGAGATTCCGCTTTTCCATTAATTATATCTCCCATACACAACTACTCTCCTTTAAATTATCATTTTTCCTCAGAACTATTTATTAAATTTCCAATAACTCCATTAACAAATGAGAAAGAGTTCTCTTCAGCATAACTTTTTGCAAGTTCAACAGCCTCATTTGCAGAAACCTTACAAGGTATATCCTTTTCGAAGAATATTTCATATGCTGCCATCCTAAGTATGGTGATATTTATCTTGGATATTCTGCTTATCTTCCACTTCTTGGAGCTTTCTTCAATTTTAGAATCTATGTACTCCATGTTTTCATCTATTCCTCGTAGTATTCTCTCTATGTACTCAAAATCTAAGTTCTCTATTTCGTTATTTTCTTTATAATGTTCTATTGTATCTGAAATGCTATTTTTGTTAATAGATATTTCAAACAATAATTTC is from Clostridium acetobutylicum ATCC 824 and encodes:
- the nusB gene encoding transcription antitermination factor NusB, whose amino-acid sequence is MNRKKSREVAMKLLFEISINKNSISDTIEHYKENNEIENLDFEYIERILRGIDENMEYIDSKIEESSKKWKISRISKINITILRMAAYEIFFEKDIPCKVSANEAVELAKSYAEENSFSFVNGVIGNLINSSEEK